One part of the Flavobacterium johnsoniae UW101 genome encodes these proteins:
- a CDS encoding gamma-glutamylcyclotransferase family protein, which produces MELLFSYGTLRSKQIQMQIFNKVLSGTPDQILGFKLKSLQIEEEFGMADYVVAVPSENLEDIIHGVVFEVSSQEMLKVDQFESNSYKRVQVKLKSGRIAWVYTENK; this is translated from the coding sequence ATGGAACTATTATTTTCATACGGAACTTTAAGATCAAAACAAATTCAAATGCAGATTTTTAATAAAGTTTTAAGCGGAACACCAGACCAAATACTGGGTTTTAAACTTAAGAGTTTACAAATAGAAGAAGAATTTGGAATGGCAGATTATGTTGTTGCAGTACCAAGCGAAAATCTGGAAGACATTATACATGGTGTTGTTTTTGAAGTTTCTAGTCAAGAAATGTTAAAAGTAGATCAATTCGAGTCTAACTCATACAAAAGAGTTCAAGTAAAATTAAAGTCAGGAAGAATTGCCTGGGTTTACACAGAAAACAAATAA
- a CDS encoding carbon-nitrogen hydrolase family protein, whose product MILAAAQTKPKRGNIASNLLDHYKLIELAAQNGAQLIAFPEMSITGYERENALELAFAEDDYRIDHLKDLATDNNIIIIAGAPILIENQLFIGEFIISPNDSVSIYTKQFLHEGEDEFFQSSFDNNPMITIEDQNISFAICADIDNPKHPENAEKNNVDIYIASIFFSPNGIPNAYRDLKHYAEKHKMNVLMSNFSGESWGSPSAGQSAFWNNKGELIGQMNDSDSGLLLVEKQNDNWTSKVLKF is encoded by the coding sequence ATGATTCTAGCGGCAGCACAGACCAAACCTAAACGAGGCAATATTGCTTCAAATTTATTAGACCATTACAAACTCATTGAATTGGCGGCTCAAAATGGAGCACAATTAATCGCTTTTCCTGAAATGTCAATTACAGGATATGAAAGAGAAAATGCTTTGGAACTGGCTTTCGCCGAAGATGATTACAGAATAGATCACCTGAAAGATTTAGCGACGGACAATAATATTATCATTATTGCCGGCGCTCCAATCTTAATTGAAAATCAATTATTTATTGGTGAATTTATTATTTCTCCCAACGATTCGGTTTCTATTTACACGAAACAGTTTTTACATGAAGGCGAAGATGAATTTTTCCAGTCTTCGTTTGACAATAATCCGATGATTACAATTGAAGATCAAAATATTTCATTTGCAATTTGTGCTGATATTGACAATCCGAAGCATCCTGAAAATGCAGAAAAAAATAATGTCGACATTTATATTGCCAGTATTTTCTTTTCTCCAAACGGAATCCCGAATGCTTACAGAGATTTAAAACATTATGCTGAAAAACATAAAATGAATGTTTTGATGTCGAATTTCAGCGGTGAATCATGGGGTTCTCCATCGGCTGGACAAAGTGCTTTCTGGAATAATAAAGGAGAATTGATCGGGCAAATGAATGATTCTGACTCTGGATTATTATTGGTTGAAAAACAAAATGATAATTGGACAAGTAAGGTTTTAAAATTTTAA
- the trpA gene encoding tryptophan synthase subunit alpha: MNRITQKLQEDKKILSIYFSAGYPNLNDTVQIIQDLEKNGVDLIEIGLPFSDPLADGPTIQASSTQALHNGMTTQILFDQLQNIRESVKIPLIIMGYFNPMLQYGVEAFCKKCAEIGIDGLIIPDLPVDVYADEYKAIFEKYGLINVFLITPQTSDERIRFIDSVSNGFIYMVSSASVTGSQSGFGNVQETYFERISNLNLKNPQIVGFGISNKETFNQATKYAKGAIIGSAFIKHLSESGSGKIQEFVGEIR, translated from the coding sequence ATGAACAGAATAACTCAAAAATTACAAGAAGATAAAAAGATCCTTTCGATCTATTTTTCTGCGGGATATCCAAATTTAAATGATACCGTGCAGATTATTCAGGATTTAGAAAAAAACGGAGTTGATTTAATCGAAATCGGACTTCCTTTCAGTGATCCTTTGGCAGACGGACCAACTATTCAGGCGAGTTCTACACAGGCACTTCATAACGGAATGACAACTCAAATTCTTTTTGATCAGCTGCAAAACATCCGCGAAAGCGTAAAAATTCCATTAATCATTATGGGATATTTCAACCCGATGTTACAATACGGAGTTGAAGCTTTCTGCAAAAAATGTGCTGAAATTGGTATTGATGGTCTAATTATCCCAGATCTTCCGGTTGATGTTTATGCAGATGAATACAAAGCAATTTTCGAAAAATACGGTTTAATTAATGTATTCCTAATTACACCTCAAACTTCAGATGAACGTATTCGTTTTATAGACAGCGTTTCAAACGGATTTATTTATATGGTAAGTTCTGCAAGTGTTACAGGATCACAAAGTGGTTTTGGAAATGTTCAGGAAACCTATTTTGAAAGAATTTCAAATCTAAATTTAAAAAATCCTCAAATTGTTGGTTTTGGAATTTCAAATAAAGAAACTTTTAACCAAGCCACTAAATATGCAAAAGGAGCTATTATTGGAAGTGCTTTTATCAAACATTTAAGCGAAAGCGGCAGTGGGAAAATTCAAGAGTTTGTTGGAGAGATTCGATAA
- a CDS encoding M1 family metallopeptidase: MVYAQENSSLHIPTKQDTLNGSITPERIWWDIQHYDLTIKPDYNTKTISGKNIIEYNVIQKKHSDLMQVDLVAPLKIDSVFQKGKKINYTQNENIWYIKLPKNLLSKKNKITIYYSGKPTESIKPPWDGGLIWAKDSLNRPWISAACQYKGASLWYPCKNALYDEPDKGASINIIVVDSLTAIGNGRLKSKIKNADNTSTYKWEVKNPINHYGITFYIGNYVNLQDTFKGEKGPLSMNYWVLDYNKEKAEKHMIPEVNITLKSLEHWYGPYPFYEDGFKMVDAPYIGMEHQSAVAYGSSYKKGTNKKGGDISNTGWGKKTDKIIVHEIAHEWFGNNITAGDIADRWIQEGFAGLGEELVIADLCGKQAGNEFMNGRFRTIENDKPVIGRYGINEDGSSDNYVKGWAVMHMIASIINDDEKFRNILRGLNRDFHNKVVTTQEIETYISTKSGINFQYLFDQYLRTNKVPVLEYQFKNGVLNYRYANCNQDFAMPVKTNLTKDNWLRPTVSWQSLKSENQDTAAELKIDINFYITLLKVD; the protein is encoded by the coding sequence ATGGTATATGCACAGGAAAATTCTTCGTTGCATATACCTACAAAACAAGATACATTAAATGGTTCAATTACTCCAGAACGAATTTGGTGGGATATCCAACATTACGATCTTACCATAAAACCTGATTACAATACCAAAACGATTTCAGGAAAAAACATAATCGAATACAATGTGATTCAGAAAAAACATTCTGATTTAATGCAGGTTGATCTTGTTGCTCCGCTTAAAATCGACAGTGTTTTTCAAAAAGGGAAAAAGATAAATTATACACAGAATGAAAATATCTGGTATATAAAACTTCCCAAAAATCTTCTTTCTAAAAAAAACAAAATCACTATTTATTATTCTGGAAAACCTACAGAATCTATCAAACCGCCATGGGACGGAGGTTTAATCTGGGCAAAAGATTCTTTAAATCGTCCGTGGATTTCTGCTGCCTGCCAATACAAAGGAGCCAGTTTATGGTATCCTTGCAAAAATGCTTTATACGATGAACCTGATAAAGGAGCAAGTATTAATATTATTGTGGTAGATAGTTTAACAGCAATTGGAAATGGAAGATTAAAAAGCAAAATTAAAAACGCTGATAATACTTCGACTTATAAATGGGAAGTAAAAAACCCTATTAACCATTACGGAATTACTTTTTATATTGGAAATTATGTAAATCTTCAAGATACTTTTAAGGGCGAAAAAGGTCCTTTAAGCATGAATTATTGGGTTCTTGATTACAATAAAGAAAAGGCAGAAAAACATATGATTCCTGAGGTAAATATTACTCTGAAATCTCTAGAACACTGGTACGGCCCCTACCCTTTTTATGAAGACGGTTTTAAAATGGTTGATGCACCTTACATAGGTATGGAACATCAAAGCGCTGTTGCGTACGGCAGTTCGTATAAAAAAGGAACAAACAAAAAAGGCGGCGATATTTCGAATACAGGATGGGGCAAAAAAACAGATAAAATTATCGTTCATGAAATAGCTCACGAATGGTTCGGTAATAATATTACAGCAGGCGATATTGCCGACAGATGGATTCAGGAAGGATTTGCCGGTTTAGGCGAAGAACTCGTAATAGCTGATTTATGCGGTAAACAAGCTGGAAATGAATTTATGAATGGCCGATTCAGAACGATAGAAAATGATAAACCTGTTATTGGCCGATACGGAATAAACGAGGATGGAAGCAGTGATAATTATGTAAAAGGCTGGGCAGTCATGCACATGATTGCTTCTATTATAAATGATGATGAAAAATTCCGAAATATATTGCGTGGTTTAAATCGGGATTTTCATAATAAAGTTGTTACAACACAGGAAATTGAAACTTACATAAGCACTAAATCCGGTATCAATTTTCAGTACTTGTTTGATCAATATTTGAGAACAAATAAAGTTCCTGTTTTAGAATATCAATTTAAAAATGGAGTTCTTAATTATCGTTATGCAAATTGTAATCAAGACTTTGCTATGCCAGTTAAAACAAACCTGACAAAAGATAACTGGTTACGTCCTACTGTTTCATGGCAGTCATTAAAATCTGAAAATCAAGATACTGCAGCAGAATTAAAAATAGACATTAACTTTTACATTACACTTCTAAAGGTCGACTAA
- a CDS encoding TetR/AcrR family transcriptional regulator, with translation MSQIELNEKKIQILNVAEKLFSEKGFEGTSIRDISKEAKINIAMVSYYFGSKERLLEALILYKTVDLKLQLENLLQENIEPLDKVNKLIEIYVNRICLNKGIYRVLHFELYNKKREKSLQAFTELKKGNLKSVESIIKQGQDQGVFRKDVNIQLITPTIIGTFFHFHMNRSFFEELLGLKTEEMFNNYINNDLKKHIQQTIKALLVYEN, from the coding sequence ATGTCACAGATCGAATTAAACGAGAAAAAAATTCAAATACTTAACGTTGCAGAAAAGCTGTTTTCTGAGAAGGGATTTGAGGGGACATCTATACGGGACATTTCAAAAGAGGCAAAAATTAACATTGCTATGGTTTCGTATTATTTTGGTTCAAAAGAAAGACTTCTGGAAGCTTTAATTCTTTACAAAACTGTTGATTTAAAATTACAACTCGAAAACTTACTACAAGAAAACATTGAACCTCTTGATAAAGTCAATAAATTAATCGAAATTTACGTTAACAGAATCTGCCTTAACAAAGGGATTTACAGGGTTTTACATTTTGAACTTTACAACAAAAAGAGAGAAAAAAGCCTGCAGGCATTTACTGAACTTAAAAAAGGAAACTTAAAGTCAGTTGAAAGCATTATCAAGCAGGGTCAGGATCAGGGAGTTTTTAGAAAAGATGTTAATATCCAACTTATTACACCAACCATTATCGGAACCTTTTTTCACTTTCATATGAACCGTTCATTCTTTGAAGAATTATTGGGGTTAAAAACAGAAGAAATGTTTAACAATTACATTAACAACGATCTAAAAAAGCACATTCAACAAACTATAAAAGCGCTACTTGTTTATGAAAATTAG
- a CDS encoding TolC family protein: MKISQLMLFGVFFIGISSIEAQEKTSLTLDEAVKMAWEKSNEVTLANTKVNSKKYELQSVKNNQYPDLKISGQYQRLTKASIDMPGQGEGASLASPDRAMLGMANLSLPIFAGFKIQSSIDAYESLYEAESVNAAKTKEDVALKVITYYTALYKAQKTLDVLNENQKSAKQRVTDFIELEKNGIIPRNDLLKAQLLVSKTQLSIDEANNNINNINFYLTTLLKLEPSVKIQVNEDDFFNLKTTNAPTSDALALENRKDLEAIRLQQRASEANVKIAKAGYYPTLSLLGGYTALDLKDIITVKYAMNFGLGLSYDLSGILKNSSHVKEAESKALEVKNTEAIMTDRIKVEVQKSIEDYDLAINQSVVYEEAFQQAAENYRLVKDKFDNGLADTNDLVEADVEQLSAKINTAVAKATIIQKYYELLSVSGQLSQSFNLSKI; the protein is encoded by the coding sequence ATGAAAATTAGTCAATTAATGCTCTTTGGAGTTTTCTTTATCGGAATTTCTTCAATAGAAGCACAAGAAAAAACAAGTTTAACTTTAGATGAAGCCGTAAAAATGGCCTGGGAAAAAAGTAACGAAGTTACGCTTGCCAACACTAAGGTAAACTCGAAAAAATACGAATTACAATCGGTTAAGAATAACCAATATCCTGATTTAAAAATTTCCGGACAATATCAGCGTCTTACAAAAGCTTCGATTGATATGCCAGGTCAGGGTGAAGGTGCTTCTTTGGCATCTCCAGATCGCGCGATGCTGGGAATGGCAAATTTAAGCCTTCCTATTTTTGCCGGATTTAAAATCCAAAGCAGTATCGACGCATACGAAAGTTTATACGAAGCTGAAAGCGTTAACGCAGCAAAAACAAAAGAGGATGTTGCTTTAAAAGTAATTACCTACTATACAGCTTTATACAAAGCACAAAAAACTTTAGACGTTTTAAATGAAAACCAAAAAAGTGCAAAACAGCGTGTTACCGATTTTATTGAATTAGAGAAAAACGGAATTATTCCGAGAAATGATTTATTGAAAGCCCAATTATTGGTTTCAAAAACACAATTATCAATTGATGAAGCTAATAATAATATCAATAACATTAACTTTTATCTAACGACATTACTTAAATTAGAGCCATCTGTAAAAATTCAGGTTAATGAAGATGATTTCTTTAATTTAAAAACAACCAATGCACCAACATCTGATGCTTTGGCACTTGAAAACAGAAAAGATTTAGAGGCTATTCGTTTACAGCAAAGAGCTTCTGAAGCCAATGTTAAAATTGCAAAAGCGGGCTATTATCCAACACTTTCGTTACTTGGAGGCTATACAGCTTTAGATCTTAAAGACATTATTACTGTAAAATATGCTATGAATTTTGGTTTAGGTTTATCTTATGATTTATCTGGTATCCTTAAAAACAGCTCTCATGTAAAAGAAGCTGAAAGCAAAGCTCTTGAAGTAAAAAACACAGAAGCAATTATGACGGATCGTATAAAAGTTGAAGTTCAAAAATCTATTGAAGATTACGACTTAGCGATCAATCAAAGTGTTGTTTATGAAGAAGCATTTCAACAAGCTGCAGAAAATTACAGACTTGTAAAAGATAAATTCGACAATGGTCTTGCTGACACCAATGATTTGGTTGAAGCTGATGTTGAACAATTAAGTGCAAAAATTAATACAGCTGTAGCAAAAGCAACAATTATTCAAAAATATTACGAATTACTTTCAGTATCAGGACAATTATCACAATCATTCAATCTTTCTAAAATATAA
- a CDS encoding HlyD family secretion protein → MEKKKTNKKFIIILAVLILGGGTYGISKYLHSQAHEETDDAQIEKKMNPIIPRVSGYISKVYVKDNDYVKKGDTLFTIDKRDYQLKIDEANAALLGAEGQFEAAKADIGSANASISVSDAQMRSASGSIESAKIRLRQLTNDFNRYNNLYKTHTITKQQFEQAQAAKDEAENQVRVLEQQQRASSYQKSVIQSKSKVSDKQTEVAAANIKKAKTMLDVAHLNLSYTVVTAAIDGQVSKVDIQPGQLVQPGQSLFYIINNNEAWVVANFKETQLNKMVVGQKVGLKVDAYPNYEFKGTVSSFSPATGSRFSLLPPDNATGNFVKTIQRLPVKITIDESNDPEKVKLLRPGMNVDVDVHLK, encoded by the coding sequence ATGGAAAAGAAAAAGACAAATAAAAAATTCATCATCATACTTGCAGTTCTGATTTTAGGAGGCGGAACTTATGGAATCTCTAAATATTTACATTCACAAGCTCACGAAGAAACAGATGATGCTCAGATTGAGAAAAAAATGAACCCAATTATCCCGAGAGTTTCAGGATATATTAGTAAAGTGTATGTGAAAGATAATGACTATGTAAAAAAAGGAGATACTTTATTTACTATCGATAAGAGAGATTATCAATTAAAAATCGATGAAGCAAATGCTGCATTATTAGGAGCTGAAGGTCAATTTGAAGCAGCAAAAGCTGATATTGGAAGTGCAAATGCAAGCATTTCAGTATCTGACGCTCAAATGAGATCTGCATCTGGTTCTATCGAAAGTGCAAAAATCAGATTAAGACAGCTTACAAACGATTTTAACCGTTATAACAATTTATACAAAACTCATACAATTACAAAACAGCAATTCGAGCAGGCTCAGGCTGCAAAAGATGAAGCTGAAAATCAAGTACGTGTTTTAGAACAGCAGCAAAGAGCAAGCTCTTACCAAAAATCAGTTATTCAGTCAAAATCTAAAGTTTCTGATAAGCAGACAGAAGTTGCAGCAGCAAACATCAAAAAAGCAAAAACAATGCTTGATGTTGCTCACTTAAACCTTTCTTATACAGTAGTTACAGCTGCTATTGACGGTCAGGTTTCTAAAGTAGATATTCAGCCGGGACAATTGGTGCAGCCAGGACAATCATTATTCTATATCATTAATAATAATGAAGCCTGGGTTGTAGCTAACTTTAAAGAAACACAATTAAACAAAATGGTTGTGGGACAAAAAGTAGGTTTAAAAGTTGATGCTTATCCAAACTATGAGTTTAAAGGAACTGTATCTTCTTTCTCTCCTGCAACAGGATCTCGTTTTTCATTGTTACCTCCTGATAATGCAACAGGAAACTTCGTAAAAACAATTCAGAGATTACCAGTAAAAATTACTATAGACGAATCTAACGATCCTGAAAAAGTAAAACTTTTAAGACCAGGAATGAACGTTGACGTTGATGTACATTTAAAATAA
- a CDS encoding MDR family MFS transporter, with the protein MAGAVQADDDLVEYGFRRVIITITAVLCALLEIVDTTIVNVALTDMRGSLGATLTDVAWVITAYAIANVIVIPMTSWLSQQFGRRNYFVASIIIFTVCSFLCGNATNIWELVAFRFVQGMGGGALLVTAQTIITESYPVAKRGMAQAIYGMGVIVGPTLGPPLGGYLVDNYSWPYIFYINIPLGIIATILALTFVRSPKYGEKLKANQVDWWGIILLSTFIGSLQFVLEHGQQDDWFNDSLIVTLSVVTVLGLVLFIWRELTYKHPIVNLSVLKDGNLRIGTVMCFILGFGLYGSTLIIPIYTQSILGWTATDAGLLLIPGSITTAIMMPFVGNMIQKGVPQGYMVGVGFLIFFFFTFMMYSRMTPDTGVEHMYWPLILRGIGLGLLFVPITTLSLSTLKGKQIGEGAAFTGMMRQLGGSFGIAIITTFITRFSQSHRVDLINNLDPAKFEVQQRIAGMQHAFMAKGYSADVALKKAYQAIEYSVMKQSTVMAYMDIFLYLGIMFLCCIPIILFIKKGKNKISAADAMH; encoded by the coding sequence ATGGCAGGAGCAGTACAAGCAGACGACGATTTAGTAGAATACGGTTTCAGACGTGTTATCATTACGATTACAGCAGTGCTTTGTGCACTGTTGGAAATTGTAGATACTACGATTGTAAACGTAGCGCTGACAGACATGCGCGGAAGTCTTGGTGCTACCTTGACTGATGTGGCATGGGTTATTACAGCATACGCAATTGCGAATGTTATTGTAATTCCGATGACGAGCTGGCTATCACAGCAATTTGGAAGACGTAATTATTTTGTGGCCTCCATTATAATATTTACGGTCTGTTCTTTTTTGTGTGGTAATGCCACAAATATTTGGGAACTTGTAGCTTTCCGATTCGTACAAGGTATGGGCGGTGGAGCATTACTGGTAACAGCCCAAACGATTATTACAGAAAGTTATCCCGTAGCAAAACGTGGAATGGCACAGGCTATTTACGGAATGGGTGTAATTGTAGGTCCAACTTTAGGTCCGCCTTTGGGAGGATATTTAGTAGATAATTACTCTTGGCCTTATATATTTTACATCAATATTCCGTTGGGAATTATTGCCACTATTTTGGCTTTAACATTTGTTAGAAGTCCGAAATATGGAGAAAAATTAAAAGCCAATCAGGTTGACTGGTGGGGAATTATTCTGTTGAGTACCTTTATTGGTTCTTTACAATTCGTATTAGAACACGGGCAGCAAGACGACTGGTTTAACGATTCATTAATCGTAACCTTAAGTGTTGTTACCGTTCTTGGATTGGTTTTATTTATCTGGAGAGAGCTTACTTATAAACATCCAATCGTAAACTTAAGTGTTTTAAAAGACGGAAACTTAAGAATTGGAACCGTAATGTGTTTTATTCTTGGTTTCGGTTTATACGGATCAACATTGATTATTCCAATTTACACGCAGTCAATTTTAGGATGGACTGCAACTGATGCAGGTTTATTATTAATTCCGGGATCTATTACAACGGCAATTATGATGCCTTTTGTTGGAAATATGATTCAGAAAGGTGTACCGCAAGGATATATGGTTGGAGTAGGATTTTTAATTTTCTTCTTCTTTACTTTCATGATGTACAGCCGAATGACGCCTGATACTGGAGTTGAACATATGTACTGGCCTTTAATTTTGAGAGGAATTGGTCTAGGATTACTTTTCGTTCCTATTACAACACTTTCTCTTTCAACTTTAAAAGGAAAACAAATTGGTGAAGGAGCAGCATTTACAGGAATGATGCGTCAGTTAGGCGGATCATTTGGTATTGCGATTATTACCACTTTCATCACTCGTTTCAGTCAGTCACACAGAGTAGATTTAATTAATAATTTAGATCCGGCGAAATTTGAAGTGCAACAGCGAATTGCAGGAATGCAGCACGCGTTCATGGCAAAAGGATATAGCGCAGATGTTGCTTTGAAAAAAGCATATCAGGCTATAGAGTATTCTGTAATGAAACAAAGTACTGTAATGGCTTATATGGATATTTTCCTTTATCTGGGAATCATGTTTTTATGTTGCATACCGATTATTCTCTTTATCAAAAAAGGGAAAAACAAAATTAGTGCAGCCGACGCAATGCATTAA
- the yaaA gene encoding peroxide stress protein YaaA, which produces MKIVISPAKSLNFEKELPTSQYTEPSFLKEARVVHKVVKTKKPSELSELMSISDKLADLNWKRNQDWKTPFTPENARPAVYTFDGDVYTGLDAYSIPLEKLDALQDKLRILSGLYGLLKPLDLMQAYRLEMGTKMPVGESKNLHEFWKPTVTKALNKELKKDELFVNLASNEYFSAVDVKALKVPVITPDFKDYKDGKLKMISFFAKKARGMMVRYIIDTNAETIDDLKGFNYEGYKFDANLSKGNHLVFTR; this is translated from the coding sequence ATGAAAATCGTTATATCGCCAGCGAAATCACTGAATTTCGAAAAAGAATTACCAACATCTCAATATACTGAACCTTCATTTTTAAAAGAAGCGAGAGTGGTTCATAAAGTTGTAAAAACAAAAAAGCCATCTGAATTATCAGAATTAATGTCTATCTCAGACAAATTAGCCGATTTAAACTGGAAACGTAACCAGGATTGGAAAACTCCGTTTACTCCAGAAAATGCACGTCCGGCAGTTTATACTTTTGACGGCGATGTTTATACAGGTTTAGATGCTTATTCGATTCCGTTAGAAAAATTAGATGCTTTACAAGATAAATTAAGAATCTTATCGGGACTTTATGGTCTTTTAAAACCGCTTGATTTAATGCAGGCGTATCGTTTAGAAATGGGGACTAAAATGCCAGTTGGTGAGTCTAAAAACTTACATGAGTTTTGGAAACCCACTGTCACTAAAGCTTTAAATAAAGAATTGAAAAAAGATGAATTATTCGTGAACTTAGCGAGTAATGAATATTTTTCTGCTGTTGACGTAAAAGCGTTGAAAGTTCCTGTTATCACTCCTGATTTTAAAGATTACAAAGACGGGAAATTAAAAATGATTAGTTTCTTTGCCAAAAAGGCGAGAGGGATGATGGTGCGTTATATCATTGATACAAATGCAGAAACTATTGACGACTTAAAAGGTTTTAATTACGAAGGTTATAAGTTTGATGCAAATCTTTCTAAAGGGAATCACTTGGTTTTTACAAGATAG
- a CDS encoding CCA tRNA nucleotidyltransferase: protein MHFISTEIRNAFYSKTEFVAIQTNYKTALQNKIFDVISKASQELKVDSYVIGGFVRDLLLNRGSKKDIDVVAVGSGIELALKVSDLLPNKPKVQVFKTYGTAMLRFEDTDIEFVGARKESYTRDSRNPIVENGTLQDDQNRRDFTINALALSLNSTNFGDLLDPFDGLTDLENKTIKTPLDPDITYSDDPLRMLRAIRFATQLNFEIEENSLNAITKNADRIKIISGERIVDELNKILSTPKPSSGFLLLYKTGLLDLILPELTALNQVEEIEGHTHKNNFYHTLEVVDNICPNTDDVWLRWSALLHDIGKAPTKRFTKKQGWTFHGHEFLGGKMAKKIFERLHMPLNHKMKFVQKMVIMSSRPIVLAQDIVTDSAVRRLVFDAGEDVENLMTLCEADITTKNPSKFKKYHKNFEIVRKKIVEVEERDHVRNFQPPISGEEIMEIFDLKPSREIGILKEAVKEAILEGDIPNEYQAAYDFVIKRAAKLGLKKVEK, encoded by the coding sequence ATGCATTTTATTTCTACTGAAATTAGAAATGCTTTTTATTCAAAAACTGAATTCGTGGCGATACAAACAAATTATAAAACTGCTTTACAAAACAAAATCTTCGATGTTATTTCGAAAGCTTCTCAGGAATTAAAAGTTGACTCTTATGTGATAGGAGGTTTTGTTCGTGATTTGCTTTTAAATCGAGGTTCTAAAAAAGACATTGATGTTGTTGCAGTTGGAAGCGGCATCGAATTAGCTCTTAAAGTTTCAGATTTACTTCCTAACAAACCAAAAGTTCAGGTTTTTAAAACTTATGGAACAGCGATGTTACGTTTTGAAGATACTGATATCGAGTTTGTCGGTGCCCGAAAAGAATCTTATACCCGAGACAGCCGAAATCCGATTGTCGAAAACGGAACTTTACAAGACGATCAAAATCGTCGTGATTTTACGATCAATGCATTGGCTTTATCTTTAAATTCAACTAATTTCGGAGATCTTCTGGATCCGTTTGACGGTTTAACCGATTTAGAAAATAAAACAATCAAAACGCCTTTGGATCCAGATATTACGTATTCTGATGATCCTTTGCGAATGCTTCGCGCCATTCGTTTTGCAACGCAGTTGAATTTTGAAATTGAAGAAAATTCATTGAATGCCATCACAAAAAATGCTGATCGCATCAAAATAATTTCCGGTGAAAGAATAGTTGATGAATTAAACAAAATTCTTTCTACACCAAAACCTTCATCCGGATTTTTACTTTTATACAAAACTGGACTTTTAGATTTAATATTACCTGAATTAACGGCGTTGAATCAGGTAGAAGAAATTGAAGGCCATACGCATAAAAACAATTTTTATCATACACTTGAAGTTGTTGACAACATCTGTCCGAACACAGACGACGTTTGGCTTCGCTGGTCGGCATTACTGCATGATATTGGAAAAGCACCAACGAAACGTTTTACAAAAAAACAAGGATGGACTTTTCACGGACATGAATTTTTGGGCGGAAAAATGGCGAAGAAAATTTTCGAACGTTTGCACATGCCTTTGAACCATAAAATGAAATTCGTTCAAAAAATGGTTATCATGAGTTCACGTCCCATTGTTTTGGCGCAGGATATTGTGACCGACAGTGCAGTTCGCCGTTTGGTTTTTGATGCTGGTGAAGATGTAGAAAACCTAATGACTTTGTGTGAAGCAGATATCACAACCAAAAATCCGTCAAAATTCAAGAAATATCATAAAAATTTCGAAATCGTCCGCAAGAAAATTGTAGAAGTCGAAGAACGCGATCATGTACGTAATTTTCAGCCGCCTATTTCCGGCGAAGAAATTATGGAAATATTCGATTTAAAACCTTCACGAGAAATCGGAATTTTGAAAGAAGCAGTGAAGGAAGCAATTTTAGAAGGTGATATTCCAAATGAATATCAAGCTGCTTATGATTTTGTGATTAAAAGAGCAGCGAAATTAGGCTTAAAAAAAGTTGAGAAATAA